In Dyella terrae, one DNA window encodes the following:
- a CDS encoding formylglycine-generating enzyme family protein, with product MPSKETVRRQRAMGGALGVVVLAMALVYHFFPRVFHVDPTRVSTQRAMNLGPATSLGPARPTAQSVPGVAEIDAGPPLTLAPTEVIVARQSHKDVTLPEQKTADTPEVEAILDRAGKALKAGQLVGDKDGAAALFAAALSLKPDSRRAVQGMYEVRARLVAEIGQDIAVGDADAASDLMEALKSVPDSKDDVVQLEVKLKTLEQVRPMLARAAQLLRQGKVDQPKGDNALELYRQVQQLDAENAVAGQGISQVQRAVLDRALAAVAQNDFKGAEDALTEAGAILPGSQPLADVQGRVDGIRHQRASGLLAQARSALDSGNSSLAQQLAGQARDIAADTQGLEEFQERMTNARLYANFKPGQVFSDRFVDIPGQAPAMVVIPTGSFLMGAPDDESGRTDAEAPQHEVKISRGFAMARSEITIGQFREFVRASGYVPDSVKMGGASVYDERTGALRDDPDASWQSDYAGRPASDDKLPVVNISWSDAKAYVDWLSQRTGKTYRLPSESEFEYALRGGTTTRYWWGSGPPTGKPENLTGSGDRSQSGRRWSNAFANYRDGYWGPAPVMSFQANPYGLYDINGNVSEWMQDCWHDNYVRAPVDGGAWVNPGCGVRVVRGGSWGSSPEQVRSAYRQGADGSLRTGRVGFRVVREL from the coding sequence CGCGGGTCTTTCATGTGGACCCGACGCGGGTGTCGACCCAGCGCGCCATGAATTTGGGGCCGGCGACCTCACTGGGGCCTGCACGTCCAACGGCCCAGTCGGTGCCGGGCGTGGCGGAAATTGATGCGGGTCCGCCGCTGACCCTGGCGCCAACCGAAGTGATCGTGGCGCGACAATCCCATAAGGATGTCACCTTGCCGGAGCAGAAGACAGCCGACACGCCGGAGGTCGAAGCCATACTCGATCGCGCCGGCAAGGCGCTCAAGGCCGGGCAACTGGTCGGCGACAAGGATGGGGCGGCCGCGCTGTTCGCCGCGGCACTTTCCCTGAAGCCCGACAGTCGCCGCGCTGTGCAGGGCATGTATGAGGTGCGCGCGCGTCTGGTGGCCGAGATCGGTCAGGACATTGCGGTGGGCGACGCCGATGCAGCCAGCGACCTGATGGAGGCGCTCAAGTCCGTGCCCGACAGCAAGGACGACGTTGTCCAGTTGGAGGTCAAGCTCAAGACGCTGGAGCAGGTGCGTCCCATGCTGGCCCGGGCCGCCCAGCTTTTGCGGCAAGGGAAAGTTGACCAGCCCAAGGGTGATAACGCCCTGGAACTGTATAGACAGGTTCAGCAGCTCGATGCGGAAAACGCCGTGGCCGGGCAGGGTATTTCGCAAGTTCAGCGTGCGGTGCTGGATCGCGCGCTGGCCGCCGTGGCGCAGAACGATTTCAAGGGTGCTGAGGATGCGCTGACCGAAGCCGGTGCGATCCTGCCGGGCTCGCAACCCCTGGCTGACGTACAGGGGCGCGTGGACGGTATCCGGCATCAGCGTGCCAGCGGTCTCCTGGCGCAGGCGCGTTCGGCACTCGACTCGGGCAATTCAAGCCTGGCGCAGCAGTTGGCGGGCCAGGCGCGTGACATTGCGGCCGATACGCAGGGTCTGGAGGAATTCCAGGAGCGCATGACCAATGCGCGCCTGTACGCCAACTTCAAGCCGGGCCAGGTGTTTTCCGATCGGTTCGTGGATATTCCCGGACAAGCCCCGGCCATGGTGGTCATCCCCACCGGCAGCTTTCTGATGGGCGCCCCGGACGACGAATCGGGGCGCACCGATGCCGAGGCGCCCCAACATGAAGTGAAGATTTCCCGGGGCTTTGCGATGGCTCGTTCGGAAATTACCATCGGTCAGTTCAGGGAGTTCGTGCGAGCCAGTGGCTATGTGCCGGACTCCGTGAAAATGGGTGGCGCGAGCGTGTATGACGAACGCACCGGTGCCCTGCGTGATGACCCTGACGCATCGTGGCAGAGCGACTATGCCGGCCGCCCCGCCAGCGACGACAAACTCCCCGTCGTGAACATTTCCTGGTCTGACGCCAAGGCCTACGTGGACTGGCTGAGCCAGCGCACGGGCAAGACATACCGCCTGCCAAGCGAATCGGAATTCGAGTACGCCCTGCGTGGTGGCACGACGACGCGGTACTGGTGGGGCTCCGGTCCGCCTACGGGCAAGCCCGAGAATCTCACCGGTTCGGGGGACCGGTCCCAGAGCGGCCGGCGCTGGAGCAACGCCTTTGCGAACTATCGCGACGGCTACTGGGGCCCGGCACCCGTGATGTCGTTCCAGGCCAACCCGTACGGCCTTTACGACATCAACGGCAACGTATCCGAGTGGATGCAGGACTGCTGGCACGACAACTACGTGCGTGCCCCGGTGGATGGCGGTGCCTGGGTGAATCCCGGTTGTGGCGTCAGGGTGGTGCGCGGCGGGTCCTGGGGTAGTTCTCCCGAACAGGTGCGTTCCGCTTACAGGCAAGGGGCCGACGGCAGCTTGCGCACCGGTCGCGTCGGTTTCCGCGTCGTGCGGGAACTCTGA